GGGCCAGTGTCCGTCCAATTTCCCCTTTCCCAGGACagagctctctctctttcataaGCTGGACCTCCTCTAGGTCCAGAGAAATGATCATCTACAGGTCTCCCTTCCTCCTGATGCCAATGTCCTTGCATTTCCATTCTGTGATGTAGCAATGGTCTTATCTCTGGACCATCTATATTACTGTCAACGTCACTCTTGCGCATAGAGGGGTAGTCCTTGCCAACAAGTTGCCTGTGGTCTGGGCCTTTCTCTCGGTCATTATTTGGACGCAATGGTTTAGGTTCCAACCTTTTGCCTGCTTCTACAGTTTTTGGCTCAGGTTTCTCAGATATAGCCTTTGTGGTAGCTGATGAATTGGAAGGCTGCATTTTAGATAAACTTTGAACAACTGTCTGGTCCTTTTGGTTTTGAACGACAGTTACCGAAGGAGTTGCTGTCTCAGAACTGTCCATTTTCCTCTGAATTTCATGTGATTTAGATAAATCAACACTTTTTTCCAACAAATCTTTATTGGCAGATGAATCCAAACTTTTATGACATGTAGCAGCCATGGTTATGTGGGCTGTTTTCTCTTCATCTTTTTGTTCCGCTGAAGCCTGTGGTACTGAATCTGTGTTTTGTTTTACATCTTTATCTACAGATGCAGtctctggcttcttttctccagcaGGTTTTATCTGCTCCTCAACTTGTTCTAAAGATGGCTGAGAAGATTGGGGACCTTTCAAACCTTGTCCAGTTGTAACTTGAGGACCTTTGGGTCTTGGACTAGGTACACTGGGAATAGGCCCACTGAATCTTGGTCCCTTTGGTCCATCACACCGTGAACCAGGCCCCTGAAATCTTCCACCAGGACCTTCGAATCGCTGCCCAGGGCCCTGCCTCTCGAATCGCTGCCCCAGAGCCTGACCTTCAAATCGCTGCCCTGGGCCCTGGCCCTCAAAGCGCTGGCCATAAACTTGACCCTCAAAACGGTGGGTGGGACCCGGACCCTCAAAGGACTGGCCTGGACCCTGGCCCTCAAAACACTGCCCTGACCCACGGCCGTCAAAACGATGCCCTGGGCCGCGGCCATCGAAGCGTTGCCCATGACCATCAAAATGTTGGCCCAGGCCTTGGCTCTCAAAGCGATTGCCCGTATCCTGGCCCTCAGAGCGATTACCCAGATCCTGGCCCTCAAAGCGATTTCCCCCTGGGCCGTCAAAGCGACCACCCCCTGGGCCGTCAAAGTGGCCACCCCCTGGGCCGTCAAAGCGATTTCCCCCAGGGCCGTCAAAGCGATTTCCCCCCGGGCCGTCAAAGCGATTTCCCCCCGGGCCGTCAAAGCGATTTCCCCCCGGGCCGTCAAAGTGGCCACCCCCCGGGCCGTCAAAGCGATTTCCCCCCGGGCCATCAAAGCGACCACCCCCCGGGCCATCACAGCGACCACCCCCCGGGCCATCAAAGCGACCACCCCCCGGGCCATCAAAGCGACCACCCCCCGGGCCATCAAAGCGACCACCCCCCGGGCCATCAAAGCGACCACCCCCGTGGCCATCAAAGCGACCACCTCCGGGGCCATCAAAGCGACCACCGCCCGGGCCATCAAAGCGACCACCGCCCGGGCCATCAAAGCGACCACCCCCGGGGCCATCAAAGCGACCACCCCCGGGGCCATCAAAGCGACCACCCCCGGGGCCATCAAAGCGACCACCCCCGGGGCCATCAAAGCGACCACCCCCGGGGCCATCAAAGCGACCACCCCCCGGACCCTGATTCTCAAAGCGATTACCTGGACCTTGGCCCTCAAAGCGATTACCGGGACCCGGGCCCTCAAAGCGATTACCGGGACCCGGGCCCTCAAAGCGATTACCTGGACCTTGGCCCTCAAAGCGATTACCGGGACCCGGGCCCTCAAAGCGATTACCGGGACCCGGGCCCTCAAAGCGATTACCGGGACCCGGGCCCTCAAAGCGATTACCGGGACCCGGACCCTCAAAGCGATTACCGGGACCCGGGCCCTCAAAGCGATTACCGGAAACCTGATTCTCAAagcgatcactgggaccctgctTCTCAAAGCGATTACTGGGACCCTGCTTCTCAGAGCGATTACCGGGACCCTGGTCCTCAATGCGATTACCAGGACTTTGGTCCTCAATGCGATTCCCTGGACCCTGCGTCTCAAAGCGATTACCAGGACCCTGGACCTCAAAGCGATTACCCGGACCCTGCTTCTCAAAGCGATTACCCGGACCCTGCTTCTCAAAGCGATTACCCGGACCCTGCTCCTCAAAGCGATTACCCGGACCCTGTTCCTCAAGGTGAATATCTGGACCCTGCAACTCAAAATGCTTACCGAGGCTCTGCTTCTCAAAGCGATTACCGGCACCCTGTTCCTCAAGGCGAATACTCGTACCCTGTCCCTCAAAGCGATTACCTGGTCCCTGCTTCTCAAAGCAATTACCAGGACCCTGCCCCTCATAGCGATTACCTGGTCCCTGCTTCTCAAAGCGATTACCAGGACCCTGCCCCTCATAGCGATTACCTGGACCCTGCTTCTCAAAGCGATTACCGGGGCCCTGCTCCTCAAAGCGATTACTGGGACCCTGCCCCTCAAAGCGATTACCGGGACCCTGCTCCTCAAAGCGATTACCGGGACCCTGCTCCTCAAAGCGACTACCGGGACCCTGCCCCTCAAAGCGATTACCGGGACCCTGCCCCTCAAAGCGATTACCCGGTCCCTGCTTCTCAAAGCGATTACCGGGACCCTGCTTCGCAAACCGATTACCGGGACCCTGCTCCTCAAAGCGATTACTCGGACCCTGCTTGTCAAAGCGATTAACCTGACCCTGCTTCTCAAAGCGATTAACCTGACCCTGCTTCTCAAAGCGATTTCCCGGACCTTGCTTCTCAAAGCGATTACCCGGAGCCTGACTCAAAGCTTCACCCTCACGGTGATGACCTGGAGCTTTATCCTCAACTTGTTGACCCATAGCCAAATCCTCAATATGCTGACCTACAACTACATCCTCAACACGCTGACCTGCAGCCTCATTCTCAGCATGTTGGCTTGCAGCCTCACCCTCAACACGCTGACCAGCAGCTTCACCCTCAACACGCTGGCTTGCAGCTTCACCCTCAACACGCTGGCCCGCAGCCTGTCCTTCAAATCTTGTTTGGGGTCCTTCAAATCGATGACCTTGAAATCTAGGACCCCTTGAATCAAAACGTGAACGAGACCCGTCCCTTGCTCCTGGTGCATCAAATCTGTGCATTCCTCTTCCACGGGGTCCATCAAACCtgtgaaacaaaaataaatacttttttttaaaaaaagaactaaaATTCACTTTTGCATTACATAATTGCCTGGCAAATTCCATGAAATTTGTTTCTCTCTTGGTAAAAAAATGATCAGTTCATGCAGCATTCTTCAGTTCATTTCTTTGAGGAACAAAAGCTTCATTTTGTTTCATACTAGTTTATTCAGTACGTAAATCTTACTGCTTTGCTTGTAGGGTGAGAATTCATACACAGCAACAGCATTAATgtgcacgcacacaaacacaactCTAGACATGACAATCTAAGAATTAACTGTTTTTACAAGGACCACTGATATCTTCTCATCTTCCCCAAGACAAAACCCAAAATATAAAGCAGCAgttctaaaataatcacttcaatgctGCAATTTACTGAACCAAAAAAACCTTAATGCTGTAAATGGAATCAAAAACTAATAGTTTTATAACACCTTTTATGCAGGTATTCTCCCAACATATATTAGAAAATAAATTGCAAGTGTACCATTTAATGGCAGCGTTGGCAATTTATTACAAATGGAACACGAactaggtttttaaaattttgcttgGGGTAGCCAACCAGGCCCTCCCAAAGCTAGATGTAGCTGCTCTGAGGTCTAAGTGTATGTCTTTGAATGCTTTGTTTAGCACTCAATCCTAATATGAAAGACAGAAAACAATGAAAGATTCAGTCACAATAATACAGGCAAGCCTATCTTTCATTCTAATTCATTCTGAATGTGACAAATTAATTGTGGCAGAAACTGATTGCACCATCATAATGAAGTGGCGGGAACACATAGCTCCTAAACCCAACGGAACACAGCAATGGAGAAAACGGAGCTGCTACAGAGGCCAGTGACATGCTGGCACATACCTTCAGCATGTCACTGGCCTCTGTAGCAGAAACAAAGCCAATCAAAGTTGCCTGGTGTTGAGGCAATGTTTTGATTAATGAGGCAAACAGCCAGTAACTATGTGTCTGgggactggggagagagggaggtgaggagagagagatatatatatatatatatatacatacacacacacatatatatatcacAACTGCtttaaaattttgaaaaaaattcaTCAACTCTTATATAGCGAATAATTTTACTTAAAAAATATTACCTTGGAGTTCTATGGCCTTCAGACCGCAGTCCACCTTGTGATGATTCTGATGGCTTTATCCCACATGGCCCAAATCGACTATCGTGTGGTGTTAAACCTGAAGGAGACACCTTTACTTCGGAATGGGGTGTTGGAATCAGAGGCTTCTTCTGTTCTGTGACAGGTGGAGGATTCTGGGAAATTGGTGTAGGAACCTGGTATACTGGCGGAGGGGCCTGAGACACTGGCGGAGGGGCCTGAGACACCGGCGGAGGGGCCTGAGACACCGGCGGAGGGGCCCGAGACACCGGCGGAGGGGCCCTTGTCATTGGTGGAGGTGCCATAGTCATCGGCGGAGGGGCCATAGCCATCGGCGGAGGGGCCACAGTCATCGGCGGAGGGGCCACAGTCATCGGCGGAGGGGCCACAGTCATCGGCGGAGGGGCCACAGTCATCGGCGGAGGGGCCACAGTCATCGGAGGAGGGGCCACAGTCATGGGAGGAGGGGCCACAGTCATGGGAGGAGGGGCCACAGTCATGGGAGGAGGGGCCACAGTCATGGGAGGAGGGGCCACAGTCATGGGAGGAGGGGCCACAGTCATGGGAGGAGGGGCCACAGTCATCGGTGGAGGAGCCACAGTCACCGGTGGAGGAGCCTGCGTCACCGGCGGAGGCGTCTGGGAAACTGGTGGACTTTTCTGTTCTGAAGAAGCTGGGAGTGCAGGTGAGCTTGTTGCTCCTTGTGTTGAGGCTACAGAAGAACCAGTCATtggtggtgtagggggtaacccCATGGGCGGCACTGGAGGCATCGGCGGAGCTTGAGACATCAGTCCTCTTGATGTATTTCCTAAGTAACTTTGGGATTGATTGTTCATGTACTGCTGTTGAACATTTCTGAGAGCATCCATCCTTTCTTGGAAGTGATGATTTGTTGATACCATTTGTTCTTGCCACTGGTTCCATTGAGTTTCATACTGTTGGAGCTGATCCTTATTGGGATAGGCTTGGAGCTGTGCCTTCCAAATCTGGAATTGTCGCTGCCATTCTTGATACAGAGGGATGAACTGCTGCTGTTGCATCTCTAAGTGTCTCAGCTGCATCTCCAGAGGCATGGACTAAAGAAAAAGAAACCCATTACAGTATGTCCTATTTTACAAACAGTCTACTGATTCTCTGTATTACCACCTTATTCACACAAGACTCTTGGTTATTTTGCTCCTCCACTTAAAAAATGTTTGCTACTTGAGAGGTAGTCCAGATTCTGAACATTAGAGTTGTCCTTATGGTCATCACTGATCAAGAAATCAGAAAAGCTGAGTTGACTGGCAAAAGCAAGGATTTTTGCAGGACAAAAATTGCACGAGATGTTCATGGAATACATAAATAGTTTTCTACAATTACTTAGTTTTACTCCATTTATAGCAAGGTCTCTTACAACATGTGAATGGCTGAATGCATGTTGCATAGGAAGATAAATCATTCTCTCCGATGGTTTATTTGCCTACCATTTTCCATCAAGGAAATTTAATGCATACATTACAAATGAACACATTCTTATCTAAACAGCAGAAATAAATGAACTGAGGGGAAAAAGTCACTCAAGTTCCCCTTTCAATAACAGCTTTAAGAGGTAATCTACTCGCTGTGCTGCAACACAGTGAATCTCCACTTTTATACCACATTAATAGTAAACTTGCCCCCACTGCCAAAATGAACAGGCATGTAAaagaattttaaacttaaaatagAATATATTAGACGGTGAGGTTAAAtttctagttttaaaaaaaatgaaaaaaaaggagAAGAGAAAAGCAGTTGTGAAATGTTTGATGCTTTTCAATAATAGTTATCCATGTTCATAGGGGCGGACTGGCACGGGATTCTCACAGAAAAAGGGGGCGCTGATAATACAACACAATGGAACTATTCACAAGGCACCAACTTCCCATTTGGCCAGTCTGCCCCTGCTTGTTGGCTGATTCACTTCATGACTACCTACCAGTCCAAGTTCTTCAgaatcaaaatgatcatggtAAAAATTTACAAAACTGGTCAGCCAGGGAGACAGGAATTTCCCTAAAATGGCCAGCAATGTAAGGGTTAAGAAAGTCAATACAGATGAAGAGACAAAATAACTCAAACAATGCATCATTTATTTCAGTAAAATGAGTCATTTTCCAGACCAATGACAGTCACTTGAAAAAAAACTAAAACTTGATAATTAGCAATATCTTCAGCAACTTTGTACTCAATTGAATGAATCTACAATCCATGTTCCTGCTAGCTTATGAAAGTAGTTTCTCTACCTGCCTCAACTGCTGTCGGGGAACTAATTTGAGAATCAGAAATCAGTGGCAACCCAGCATCAGTAAATACTTCCTTCTTAGGTGTATAGGGTTCAGATGGCAGTTTTCTGCTTGTAAAACAATTTTGTATCAAGTCTCAAACTAAGGGCCATGATCAAGCCAATTTGTCAGTTTTACTGCACTGTTGCTAATGTGCTGCAACAGCAGTGCTGTACTTCCACTCCAGTTGATCACATTGTATGCCGTTTCTGTAGACCTGTTtataaattaaagcccatgggattaaagggacagtggcagcgtggatacaaaattggctaagggacagaaaacagagtaatggtgaataGTTTGTTTCAGActggagtcagtattaggaccactgcttttttaatatatatattcatgacctggacttgggtataatttcaaagtttgcagatgacatgaaactcgggaatgtagtaaacaataaggaggatagtaacagatgtcaggaggacatagacagactggtgaaatgggtagacacacgagagatgaaatttaacccagagaagtgtgaagtgatacaatttggcaggaagaattaggagaggcaatataaactaaatggtacaatttaatagggggcacaggaacagagagactaggGAGtggacatacacaaatctttgacggtggcagggctGTTAAAAAAttgtgggatccttggctttattaatagaggaatagagtacaaaagcaagaaagttatgctaaacctttataaaacattggttaggcctcaggtggagaagtgttcaattctggaaggatgtcaaggccttagagagggtacagaagaaatttactagaatggtaccagggttgaaggacttcagttatgtggagagactggagaagttggggttgttctccttagaacagagaaggttgaggggagatttgacaggggtgttcaaaaatcatgaagggttttgatagagtaaataaggagaaacagtttccagtggcagaagggtcggtagccaggggacacagatttaaggtgattggcaaaagaaccagacgcgaaatgaggaaacatttttttttaaacgcagcgagttgtgatgtggaatgcactgcctgaaagggtagtggaagcagattcaatagtaactttcaaaagggaattagataatcatttgaaggggaaaaatttacagggcaatggggaaagcagggaagagggactaattagatagctctaccAAGGAGGCGGCACAGTAACAATGGGTCTAATGGCCTCTTTCTTTGCTgtatcattgtatgattctaaaTGGCACATTTGTTATGGGCAATCTCAGTTGCACTAAGTTTTGGTGCCAAAATACAAAACAGACAAGTTTAAATTCCTGATTCCATAAAAATAATTTCAATAATTAGAATTTCTCTTCTGAATACACCCAAAACTAGCAATAATTAAAAGTTTGATCACTTATGGAATAGGGTTGTCAACCCTTCCAAATTGGCCAGGAGTCTCCGAGACTGAGGATCGATATCTTTGACACTGCTGCTAGAAGCCCGGGAGAAAAATACTTTGGTTTCGCACTTGTGCGCCTCCACAATCCAGAGCCGCACTCTGCACTAAATCCACCAATAGCTGCTCAACATTTACTCAGCTGCTGTATGACCACACTGCTCCAACGCTGTAACTATTTTTAGTttcaaatggaacaatttatgtcACGTAGCTGCCACCTGGGACATACCCTCCCTGCAATCAGATGTAATAAATTGTGAACAAATATATGTATGTCCTGTGATCAATCCTCCAAgattatgtccaaccagagttggcaaccctagtatgGAGACAGTGACACCTGCATTCGACCTTCTGGGCAATATGTGGAATGGAAACTGGATTGCACACATGCTGCAACTGTTTTCAAGATAAGCTAGACAAAATACAAAATATGGTGTTTTGCCAGAGCTTGGAAAGTGTTTATAGTGGGTATACGGCACAGAGATCTGAATTTCAAAGCAGCTCATGCACCTGAGACACAATATACCTGTGATACAAAAAAAACTATGTGCAAAAGCAGGCAGGTATCAGGAAATCAGCACCAAAGAAGTcagctggaaaaaaaatcaatttccaattttaaaaaaatcagaaaagatttttaaaaattaaatatttcaaaTATATACAAGTTGGGACACCAGAGCATGCATTTAAAATCAAAGACTGTTCCAATTACATGAGATAAACAAATTGATCAGCCAACTATCCTTGCTGTTCCCTGTCAAATGCGATGcttttattgcagtagacacaATTGTTATTGCATTCACAATTAGCAATTTTAAAAACTAACTTTTACAACCCATTTCTGTTTTTTGGTGAAAAAGTCAGTCCCATCTAAAAAGTTTAATTTCCCAACGGCTCACCAGGTTTACTGTGAACAGCTGAGTCTTGCACAAGTCTTACATATTCTGTTGGTGTTGAGTTAGCAGATCTCCGCCAGTCACAGAACCCTGGATTAGGCAAAGGAAAATCATTCAGGGTCCTTGCAGCTGACTACTACCCAGCGGGTAGGTGTACATGTTGGATGAGGACAAGATCAAGCACACCTCTGCAATTAAATAGCCAGGCAAAATTCTTCaccaaagctcacacatgaatgaCACTGGGTGGCGCACCAGAAGACACATGGAGGCTGTATAACTGTATGTCGGCAAggagtcaatgtcttcaggaaGGGGTGGGTAAGAGAGAAAAGAACATGTTTTTCTACTTGTCTTATTCCcatattccccccctcccccgaaccaCAAAAAACCCTTACAAGCTATTCCCAGACAAAGGGAGCTAGGTGTCTGCCAGTTTTGATCTATAACTACATGCTAAAAAGTGCTTCCGAAGGTAACTTaccattaattttttttccttccttccaaCTGGCGGTACAGGTATAAAAGAAGGGCTCCTGCCCCATTAGATCACTTAACCGGCTCTGTTAAAACACTTACCCTACAGTAGGACAAGGCTGAGAACTCATTATGTCCACAACTGTGGGTGTGAACATGGTTGCACCATTCAATGGTGCAAGCATTAGAACACTGATCTTTAATTTCCTTTATTTGTCATGACTTTTGTGGGTCTTTTTGTCCCTTTTCCTTATTTTTTGTAACTCTGTTCAATCTTTGCCTGACTGGAAGTTCGTCCTTTCATAAACAGGATTCCCATTATCTTTGTGTGGAGCACAGTCCAAAGCCATCCCATCATGCAAGATCTCTTTTCTTCTCAACATAGAACCGGCTGTACACCTCTGGAAATCACACTCAATTAGGAACTAATGCAACGGCTGGAAAGGATCAATAGCAAAAATGTATGGTACGTTTCCCTCAATGGCCTGGTAGGTAAATTGAATGGCATCAAGTCCTACAAAATCAGTAGAGTTTTGATCTCCACTCTGTTGAATTAGCTTGTCACAGGCAAGAAGGCAGTTGGGCCATTACATTTGGTCTGAGGATATCTAAGCTTGGCAAACAACAATGTTCCCCtactctgatcactgtccagtggctgCTCTTGGACATGCATGTGCAGCTATCACAGCCAAATTACGTTCACAttaaaaatacagaaacagagtgaAGATAAAGGGGTTGGGTTAGAAATTAgttaatttcagtgggatgaaagAGAATCAACCCCAGATTCTTTGGTTGGAAAAAAAATGCCAAATTGAACAGCAGACCAGCAATGGAAAAATTTAAATACAAAATGGATGTGGTATAGATTAAATACATGCTGTCTCGAAGTAAAGGGATTGCGTTAAAAGTTGAGGGTTCCATGGGTATAAACAAATTAGGGCATATGGTAATGgttagaaattttttcacactgtAGGCCATTAGGCATTGAAATTCCTTACTACAAATGGCCATCGAGATGGAAGCTATCTACATCTCATTAAAACTCATAGCTGTGTGCACTTCCTCTCCACACAAACTTACTTCCCATTGTCTCACTTTTTTGTGAACATGTCCATCATAAATCCTTAAGTCCACTTTAATATAACCCTGTAATTGGACAATCTGGCCACCAAGTGACACTTGTCTTTTCCCCACATATTGCTTTCTGGAAATTTTTCATCCACCATTTTGTCACAGAAactaaaatttctaatgtccaaaataaacaACATATAAAAACACATTCTACAATAACACTATTGAAGTTATCAActggattttttttctaaattttaatgccttcattaaagtttttacttgaagaccTCAGCCTGGctttggacttgatatttttgctcaAAGCTGTGACTCAGAGATAAATGTATATGGTGCAGTCTCATCATGTGCAGTGTACCCAATTTGACAGTATCGATCAGTACCATTCAGTAGCTGAATTGCTgcaatatttttctttagcttctcGCCTCCGTTGTGTTGACTGAGTAACCTTTAATTCTCACCTGATCATCTCTTGGGTTTTGCTGACAAGTAGATAATGTAAACATTCTATTactaagagagagaaagaaagagagagagagagaaagaaagaaagagagagagagagaaagagagagagagaatgagtgattgtgtgagagagtaagtgaggagagagagaagaaaaagagagCGAGAACCTTGCATCATTTTAATTTGAGTTCttttttcaaaattaaaaaaacaatcaAGTTGAATTTTAAAAGCTCTGATCAACACTTGTGTCTTGTTGATACTTAACTGGaatgtttactttttttaaaatgagacaCAGGCAGATAATCATGTCCAGGAACCCACCATAAAATGCCAAATTCCAAGTTTACAGAGATCTCTTAGAAAGTTATAAACAAGTGCAGTTTACACATAGGATCCCTCCACCCAATACTGTCAGCCAATCCCCTGCTCCAACTCTCAATGCAGACTGACACTAGGTTTCGACCAATGGACAAAATGTTGCATTCAACTCCCAGCTATGCCAAACCTCAAGCCTGCCTTATAGTCTGCCAAACTGAATGATTAAACGCCAACTGTTTCCCTTTCATCGGCGTGCATCAAAAGTTCTGTTCTAAACAAACATTCCCTTAGCAACTATATTGCTGCCAATGAACAGTAGGCCTAAAGTAACCAATTCAAATTCAAATGCAATGACATAAGAACTGTTTAGAAAAGACTTGCTTAGACAATAATTAGGTCCACAAGAAGAAAAACGGCACCACAATATTCCCAGACACAACTGTATAACTATGACGGCACTAACCTGTACGTGTTGTATTTGCTGCATCAGCTGCTGGTACTGTTGCAGCAGTTGTTGAAGTTGATTATGTTGTTGCATCATATTCTGCTGCTGATACTCTATGCGTTGTTGTTGCCACTGAGCCGCTGCTGCCTGTAACAGTTTCAGCCTCTCTGCTTCCTCTGGGTTCTCTGGAGGTTGGATAGTAGGCTAAAAGAATATTCACAATATGACTACAAAGGTTATGAGATTAGTGTTTTGGCAAAGCACATTTCATTGAAACTGCAAATTCTGACACTACAGCAGTACACATAGAAGTTTACTGGTATGCCTTTTAAATTCTTACATACTTGTAGGACAAAGATCTTGACACGTCCCCCTGACAGTATGACTCAAATACCAAGTCAATTGGTTCTTGGTACCTTAATGTGGGAGGACTCACATAATATCACTATATGGCACAAAAGGGAGCTCCAATGTGCCTCAAATGTTCTCACTTTAAAAACATGAAAGCTGTCTTCCTCTTGATTTCACGCCAGC
The nucleotide sequence above comes from Heptranchias perlo isolate sHepPer1 chromosome 10, sHepPer1.hap1, whole genome shotgun sequence. Encoded proteins:
- the ylpm1 gene encoding YLP motif-containing protein 1 isoform X2, whose protein sequence is MYPSWGRYGGGGAHLPYYGGAAQPPLPPGPRVPAPSVVVGATLSPTTVPPPVPSAGLASNFQTLRQQHLQQMQQLQQMHQQQMQSVLQHPAHQHQPPPSIPPPPLPPHLQQPPPPQIWDTSNTQSQLTQNNQLTQQHPDFSSVALQPAAVSTVTASGDKKANDFSKAINGSYQQQQQYWYQQHLQNLQKHGNKQYGGQQEQSVEMNQISDSVQQKPGEVKSSYATQPPLPPALPYEAPKTQPPPPPPKEDIPPPPPPEEAKPTIQPPENPEEAERLKLLQAAAAQWQQQRIEYQQQNMMQQHNQLQQLLQQYQQLMQQIQHVQSMPLEMQLRHLEMQQQQFIPLYQEWQRQFQIWKAQLQAYPNKDQLQQYETQWNQWQEQMVSTNHHFQERMDALRNVQQQYMNNQSQSYLGNTSRGLMSQAPPMPPVPPMGLPPTPPMTGSSVASTQGATSSPALPASSEQKSPPVSQTPPPVTQAPPPVTVAPPPMTVAPPPMTVAPPPMTVAPPPMTVAPPPMTVAPPPMTVAPPPMTVAPPPMTVAPPPMTVAPPPMTVAPPPMTVAPPPMTVAPPPMAMAPPPMTMAPPPMTRAPPPVSRAPPPVSQAPPPVSQAPPPVSQAPPPVYQVPTPISQNPPPVTEQKKPLIPTPHSEVKVSPSGLTPHDSRFGPCGIKPSESSQGGLRSEGHRTPRFDGPRGRGMHRFDAPGARDGSRSRFDSRGPRFQGHRFEGPQTRFEGQAAGQRVEGEAASQRVEGEAAGQRVEGEAASQHAENEAAGQRVEDVVVGQHIEDLAMGQQVEDKAPGHHREGEALSQAPGNRFEKQGPGNRFEKQGQVNRFEKQGQVNRFDKQGPSNRFEEQGPGNRFAKQGPGNRFEKQGPGNRFEGQGPGNRFEGQGPGSRFEEQGPGNRFEEQGPGNRFEGQGPSNRFEEQGPGNRFEKQGPGNRYEGQGPGNRFEKQGPGNRYEGQGPGNCFEKQGPGNRFEGQGTSIRLEEQGAGNRFEKQSLGKHFELQGPDIHLEEQGPGNRFEEQGPGNRFEKQGPGNRFEKQGPGNRFEVQGPGNRFETQGPGNRIEDQSPGNRIEDQGPGNRSEKQGPSNRFEKQGPSDRFENQVSGNRFEGPGPGNRFEGPGPGNRFEGPGPGNRFEGPGPGNRFEGPGPGNRFEGQGPGNRFEGPGPGNRFEGPGPGNRFEGQGPGNRFENQGPGGGRFDGPGGGRFDGPGGGRFDGPGGGRFDGPGGGRFDGPGGGRFDGPGGGRFDGPGGGRFDGPGGGRFDGHGGGRFDGPGGGRFDGPGGGRFDGPGGGRFDGPGGGRCDGPGGGRFDGPGGNRFDGPGGGHFDGPGGNRFDGPGGNRFDGPGGNRFDGPGGNRFDGPGGGHFDGPGGGRFDGPGGNRFEGQDLGNRSEGQDTGNRFESQGLGQHFDGHGQRFDGRGPGHRFDGRGSGQCFEGQGPGQSFEGPGPTHRFEGQVYGQRFEGQGPGQRFEGQALGQRFERQGPGQRFEGPGGRFQGPGSRCDGPKGPRFSGPIPSVPSPRPKGPQVTTGQGLKGPQSSQPSLEQVEEQIKPAGEKKPETASVDKDVKQNTDSVPQASAEQKDEEKTAHITMAATCHKSLDSSANKDLLEKSVDLSKSHEIQRKMDSSETATPSVTVVQNQKDQTVVQSLSKMQPSNSSATTKAISEKPEPKTVEAGKRLEPKPLRPNNDREKGPDHRQLVGKDYPSMRKSDVDSNIDGPEIRPLLHHRMEMQGHWHQEEGRPVDDHFSGPRGGPAYERERALSWERGNWTDTGPDFWDERDPFRREDRSLIRRPPLPHEILDRREIRAPLPIEVFDREFDRSGRSHEHGFSRDQERDREYFHRQREEWELHGRGRDFSPLRPRPDRWREEPWRDEPERGYHHERERELWGRDYPERPDWRRDERDYPPDRPGWQRERIDERRYPDTDDRRLPFDNLREMPPQTGPVHAPILPEEPPLPFSEKPMADQPPGGQNIVALSEREHEIILKAAQELKLLRELQVIERVPLLPSETDSVGIPPVIQDYQNTKAGQDFYKDMANNENSILGPVPTEAPVQSERWDTDTFHGLWDSGTEPKNPESNYGYSEPSPVSTPALNKPPPIQKTVDYGHGRDVGAGRIEQIPYGERVSLGPEPIRERMYDKDSLGPRDRYGDREPFLERRGDPYLDRRDYDRERDLYRDRPMGDYEREGFERERFGREERMPHAPPGRSSGYHNYQDTKDPFSRGGFDRSQFDRLSDRPPFDHPPSGFGGERRGYSDERIPAPAPHPSHPPPRVEKKPESKNVDDILKMPGRQSRPDRIVVIMRGLPGSGKTHVAKLIRDKEVEYGGAAPRVLSLDDYFMTEVEKVVKDPDSGKRVKKKVLEYEHEPEMEDTYRSSMFKTFRKTLDDGFFPFIIVDAINNRVKHFEQLWSAAKTKGFEVYIAEMSADNQTCAKRNIHGRKLKEINKMAEHWDSTPRHMLRLDIRSLLQDAAIEEVEMEDFDPNTEQQPQQQEEQQQDESKKDAADEEEYETGFVTKSKWEMDTSEESLDKLDGLRSSNKRKRGWHDSIEHRLEDYLQLPDDYNTRSSEPGKKRVRWADLEEEKDAERKRAIGFVVGQTDWEKITDEKGELAQRALNRTKYF